In Leguminivora glycinivorella isolate SPB_JAAS2020 chromosome 17, LegGlyc_1.1, whole genome shotgun sequence, the DNA window ttttaattcagAAGAGTATCGCAAGTGTGCGAAAATGAATGATTGTATTTATAGCAGAAACAATACGTTTGTATATACACCCTCATTGTCACTTATTAGCGTTGCACCAGTATCCCTATCATGTATGAAACGAGCTTTCTTCATGAGGGAATTGGAAGCTTTCtgcaatattataaacattaacgaaatatgcgttattaaaaacaaagacaatgaaaagattatcaaagagctagctcaacatataaaaaatataagtaagtggTCCGGGCCACGACTATGTATTATAAAGGGTGCAAAAGAAGTAAAGAATAAAGATGACAGGCGAGTCATCATGAATGATTTTCATATCTTACCCACTAGCGGACACGCGGGTATGCGTAGGATGACGAATAATATAAAACGTCACTACTACTGGCCAAGCatggaaaatgacataaaagcttttgtaaaaaaatgcgataaatgccaaaagcaaaaattccataaacacataaaagaacCGATGTCTATtactaccacagccacatcggcatgtgaaaaagtgtatctagatCTAGTTGGCCCTTTAACTAAAGATAACAACGGGTATAGTTACATATTGACGATACAGTGCGAGCTCACTAAGTACGTATGGGCTTACCCATTACCCAATAAAGAGACCGAAACGGTCGCGCGAGCATTCGTTGaaggttttattttacattacggcATCCCGCGCGAGATAGCAACAGACCGAGGTTCTGAATTTATTTCTTCAACTATGCGAAATacgtgtaaattgttaaaaataaatcagatacAATCCACGGCATATCACCATGAGAGTCTCGGTTCTTTGGAGAACTCTCATAAGGCCCTGGGAGCTTTCCTCAGAATCCAGACGGATAACCAGGCTCACGAATGGAGCAACTGGCTTCAATTCTGGTGCTTCAGTTATAACACGACTATGCATTCTGAAACTAAGTATACTCCCTTCGAATTAGTATTCGGAAAACTTTGTAATTTACCAACtaatataactaataataatatagatcctGTGTATAACTTCGATGATTATCCGATAGCTTTAAGGTATAGATTGCAAAAGGCTCAGGAAGACgccagaaataatttaattatgtcaaagcagttaagaaaagaaagatatgataaaacatgtaatccaattaagtataaaataggcGATTTATTATTAGTGAAAAAAGAAGGACGTGAAAAAATGGACCCAGTGTATTTAGGTCCATACTCTGTTATTGAAGACATGGATGTTAATGTAAAAGTTTCTAtaggaaataaacaaaatgtaatcCATAAAAATAGAACTATTCCTTATTTTATGTAACGAGTTATGCTAGTAATAAGTTAGTCATAATCATTGACTCATCGGTGCACCAGGTGTGCGTCacatttcattatattattgttatcgtAACCTAAGAGAGTAATCACCTCACCATAATTATGAGCGTGTCGTATTATACAATAACACATAAAAGTGATTGacctgtatttttattgtaggttaatttgaaagtttgttaaacatgattttttttgtgtaatatttttttttcttttctaaaaaaaaaaaaaaaaataggggggaaggtgtgatgtgtaagcatacctaattagattaagtaggctagatgctttatatatggaaactgtattactcataatgatcagcttattctatctgtattctaatcgacattacatattgatgccttggagagtcaacatgtgtttcatttattaaactctactacatccctaccgaatagaacatgcaccaatagcttcgaccaatacaGGCTAGGtcaggttagaactgtgaccattcAAGAAACGACTTGTtgtaagaaaagtgggttaggttagtttagaaCTGCGACAACCACAAAATCGACTCTAAATCGACTTTAGGACATCTAATACCTCTACAAAATTATAGAAGGAGCAAAACTATTAGGCCACTTAATATTAGTTTAAATCGCTATAGGAGTAATAATTATTAGGCCATGCAATGCATTAGGTGGGTAAAGGATTATGACAATGAATTATTATGAAAAACTGAATTAGTATAACTAATGAGTATGCCAATTAATATTAGTTCACAAAATTTTAGGACATAAAGATTTCATCCAAAACTGAATAGGGCAACCAAAATTAGGCCATATCATCATTAGGCCAACTGCAAAGAGTTTTAGGCGAAacaaaaatagaagaaaaaaactttaggaatctagatatacatccgAGTAAAGAATTTCATCAGTGAAGTCATAGATTTCTCACCGATACGCTGATAATGAAGACCATGGTTACAAAGTATGCTCTCAGAAGGATATCGACGGCACGCCCGTTGGGTGCCAACACCAGCAGATGGACTATTGCAGCCGCCGTCAGCATTGCTATCCCCCATGCGTACTGTCAACAGATAAGGGCACAATCTCTTAAGAAATTTCGGTGAACTACACTACATATATGCGGTCGCACTGTGCATACCTTTATATTATATCTGGAGATATACACTGTATACGTAATATGAACATTTCGTCAGCAACAAAGTcattgttaatttttattttattgattgtaCCTAATCAAAATAGCCGcatcacatcatcatcatcaccatttATCTTCAAATACCACTACCGCCAACGGATGCTATGATAGTCTGGTCACCGTTTTGATAAGTGCATTGTATGTGTACCTGCTTAAGGGGGTGTATATTCAAAGAACGAGCAGTTTAAAACTGAGTTAATAAGAATACTTATattacttaggtactttgtaGACACGATGACCCGAAATGAGgtctccaacacaagagcacgccactttccTCGGTCCAGGGTCCAGAGTACTCCAGAAGGATATCACATCAGCTTTCGCCGACACCGAGTTCACGTAGATCTGCCTCCGCTGCCCATGCAACgaaattagaataaaatactcaCAGAGTTCAACTTTTTCTGATCCTGTGTAATAGCCCCGACGCAACCGACCACCGACAGGGCCATTATTGCGGCACCTATGGCTATGCATATTGCATAGCCTTGGACCATACCCACGACGACTCCGCTCCCTACGCCAAAGGCAAATAGGAATAGGCCGAAGCCGAACTGAAAAAGAATGGAGTTAAGTTATGGACGAAAAACGAAAAGTGGTTATTAGTCGGAACATCaacttttgaataaaattagatTGTTTAGAAGCCATAGCTATATTGTACTTAGTGTACCTACATATACAGGGCCTCTCAAGATTCTGagacatgaagggaaagtaccttaaatatcataGACAGGATATTTtgggaaaaaaaccggccaagtgcgagttggactcgcccaccgagggttccgtacaaactttcaatggttaaaataatcatactacttatactcatattcatttattcatatttgtaacgccattttacacgtcaagatttgatttaaaaaaataatatttatacagcaataatacttagagaataaatagacagaagattgaaattacaaaaagttaggcaatattcacataaaaaatgcacaaaaatatttttctaattaggtaataaaaaaattgtcattagtgtagaacgggtgctcgaccagccaattttttaagcgataggtacttaaagttcgacacactaggcgcttcaaccacatattgcggcaatttattatagacggcagggtccatcacatgtgttaatttgaccgtaaattggatttcgccaatttacggtcgatacctactaactttccggcatttcgaatgttgtacttggaacacatgttattagttttgtcacagaatatattatgtataatagtacaagtacggaaggctcctttgatgttcacaaaatgacgccattctaaattcttacctacattaacaaacggaccacacgcgagcagccaacattgaatttttcccctcactagctcggaaacacgtgttttgtccttcaataccagagTCAGAtaccaaggtcaaattactttacccactagtgagtgggtaaagtaatttgaccttgaataaattcaaatgaactgctttaaaattgataaaagtaggtgaatctagtaataaagatcatttaccacctgtggaactactggaagcagtgataatcgcatttcttgcgttgtagtttcctcgctacagtgaggggaaaagttttgtgttacactcgggtgcaaatgtattttacttctcgtgtgttaaaaaactcgcaagttcaggattctataaataactcgcaagttcatgattcttcaaataactattatacaaataactattattgcgccgcgcgaaggtcgtcgccaatgaatgggccgcgaactcgcggccgctgacatgtacttgtagcgcggcgatagaatcgcggagtgagccgcccctggttttgtatgctgccaagttctctcttacataaatggctacctgcatgataactattgcaggcagtgtaatgagtgtaaagctaggaacatactacgcggacgtccgtcgtaaatcgaccgcgaccgcgaccgaacagtgtgcacgtaacaaaacatccagcgagccagatttcgaacggacgtccatgcgctcaaggccacgtccacgtccgtcgaccgatagtttgcacggttaagtctatattcattgtccagatccccgtccgcggtcgatttacgacggacgtccgcgtagtgtgttcctagcttaaggattcttattttttaaagagttctttggccggagtgtctactgtctacaggtacctgagcaacgatcctgacagctcgtttctgaaagcgaaagaTCCTCTCCCATTCAGGACAACATCCCCAGACCAGACCTCCGCAacgtactgtattaatgaatggacagtggcgaaatagcatgtccgggctacttctgg includes these proteins:
- the LOC125235321 gene encoding uncharacterized protein LOC125235321, with product MNMDTQNHFITLFMISNSFNGFGFGLFLFAFGVGSGVVVGMVQGYAICIAIGAAIMALSVVGCVGAITQDQKKLNSYAWGIAMLTAAAIVHLLVLAPNGRAVDILLRAYFVTMVFIISVSIVSMLLAWTMSYRIGHARAMSSFIEKNAQQNLQA